Proteins encoded by one window of Pseudonocardia sp. HH130629-09:
- a CDS encoding IS30 family transposase translates to MARLGRPGMSDADRADLWVRWGRGESISDIARAIGRPPGSVFTVLKSTGGYVPPSRRRRPGTLTAAEREEISRGLAQYRSIRAIAAGLGRPASTVSREVARNKGRRAYRAVDAEDRAWRRAQRPKTCLLARRPLLCGFVAARLGEDWSPEQIAGHLAKHYAPGSGMRVSHETIYKSLFVQTRGVLAKDLQKHLRSGRPIRRNVHNTTGGQWRSQIPGAVSIHDRPAEVTDRAVPGHWEGDLLLGRGTTQIATVVERATRFTVLVALGGRDMHTVAHQLSRQMARLPEHVRKSLTWDRGMELARHTIVTARTGLDVYFADPASPWQRGTNENTNRLLRQYFPKGTRLDHITQAQLDRVAERLNTRPRKTLDFDTPADRFGALLR, encoded by the coding sequence ATGGCGCGACTGGGACGACCTGGGATGTCCGATGCCGACCGCGCGGATCTGTGGGTCCGGTGGGGGCGTGGGGAGTCGATCAGTGACATCGCTCGGGCGATCGGACGCCCGCCGGGGTCGGTGTTCACGGTGCTCAAGTCCACCGGTGGCTACGTGCCGCCATCACGTCGTCGCCGACCGGGGACGCTGACCGCGGCCGAGCGGGAGGAGATCTCTCGTGGTCTGGCCCAGTATCGTTCGATCCGGGCCATCGCGGCTGGGCTCGGTCGTCCGGCCTCGACGGTGAGCCGGGAGGTCGCCCGCAACAAGGGTCGGCGTGCCTACCGTGCTGTGGACGCCGAGGACCGCGCCTGGCGCCGGGCCCAGCGCCCCAAGACGTGTCTGCTCGCCCGTCGTCCGCTGCTGTGTGGGTTCGTCGCTGCCAGACTGGGTGAGGACTGGTCGCCCGAGCAGATCGCCGGGCACCTGGCCAAGCACTACGCTCCGGGATCGGGGATGCGGGTGTCACACGAGACGATCTACAAGTCGCTGTTCGTGCAGACCCGCGGTGTGCTGGCCAAAGACCTGCAGAAACACCTGCGGTCGGGCCGTCCGATCCGGCGTAACGTGCACAACACCACCGGTGGGCAGTGGCGCTCGCAGATCCCCGGCGCGGTCTCCATCCACGACCGGCCCGCCGAGGTGACTGATCGGGCGGTGCCCGGGCACTGGGAAGGTGATCTGCTGCTCGGGCGTGGCACCACCCAGATCGCGACCGTGGTCGAGCGCGCGACCCGGTTCACCGTGCTGGTCGCGCTCGGAGGGCGCGACATGCACACCGTCGCCCACCAACTGTCCCGGCAGATGGCCCGACTGCCCGAACACGTCCGCAAGTCGCTGACCTGGGACCGCGGGATGGAACTGGCCCGCCACACCATCGTCACCGCCCGGACCGGGTTGGACGTCTACTTCGCCGACCCGGCCAGCCCCTGGCAGCGTGGCACGAACGAGAACACCAACCGGCTACTACGCCAGTACTTCCCGAAGGGCACCCGGCTCGACCACATCACCCAGGCCCAACTCGACCGCGTCGCGGAACGCCTCAACACCCGACCGCGCAAAACGCTTGATTTCGACACCCCGGCTGATAGATTCGGAGCACTGTTGCGCTGA
- the lysA gene encoding diaminopimelate decarboxylase produces the protein MRAHPAGPMHAGLTPAPESAGPRPESAAALDELAPAVWPRHAARGEDGALRLAGVDVRDLAATHGTPLFVLDEDDLRGRCAEFAAAFGAQAVHYAAKAFLCTEIARWVAQEGLSLDVCSGGELAVALRAEFPPERIALHGNNKSLAELDAAVEAGVGGIVVDSFDEIARLADVAAARDTVAPVLIRLTVGVEAHTHEYIATAHEDQKFGFSIASQDQKDSPALEAARRVLAASHLNLVGLHSHIGSQIFETEGFEAAARRVVKVLADLHAEHGGENLTALRTLDLGGGIGIAYRPGDTPLSMPALAEELRAIVKRECAASGLDVPAIAVEPGRAIAGPGTVTVYEVGTVKDVPLGGYSRRYVSVDGGMSDNIRTSLYDAEYDVRLVSRASGRDSVPGGDTPVLSRVVGKHCESGDIVVRDCWLPADLAPGDLLAVAATGAYCYAMASGYNRLPRPAVVAVRDGVDRTLLRRETLEDQFRFEV, from the coding sequence ATGAGGGCACACCCCGCAGGCCCGATGCACGCGGGCCTCACCCCTGCACCGGAGTCGGCCGGGCCCCGCCCGGAGAGCGCCGCGGCGCTCGACGAGCTGGCCCCGGCGGTCTGGCCGCGGCACGCCGCCCGCGGTGAGGACGGCGCGCTGCGCCTGGCCGGGGTCGACGTGCGCGATCTCGCCGCTACCCACGGCACCCCGCTGTTCGTGCTCGACGAGGACGACCTCCGCGGCCGCTGCGCCGAGTTCGCCGCGGCGTTCGGGGCGCAGGCCGTGCACTACGCGGCGAAGGCGTTCCTGTGCACCGAGATCGCCCGCTGGGTCGCGCAGGAGGGCCTGTCGCTGGACGTGTGCTCCGGCGGTGAGCTGGCCGTCGCACTGCGTGCGGAGTTCCCGCCCGAGCGGATCGCGCTGCACGGCAACAACAAGTCGCTCGCCGAGCTCGACGCCGCGGTCGAGGCGGGGGTCGGCGGGATCGTCGTCGACTCCTTCGACGAGATCGCCCGGCTCGCCGACGTCGCCGCCGCGCGGGACACCGTCGCGCCGGTGCTGATCCGGCTCACCGTCGGCGTCGAGGCGCACACCCACGAGTACATCGCCACCGCGCACGAGGACCAGAAGTTCGGGTTCTCCATCGCGAGCCAGGACCAGAAGGACTCGCCCGCGCTGGAGGCCGCCCGCCGCGTCCTCGCCGCGAGCCACCTGAACCTGGTCGGGCTGCACAGCCACATCGGCTCGCAGATCTTCGAGACCGAGGGGTTCGAGGCCGCCGCCCGCCGCGTGGTGAAGGTGCTCGCCGACCTGCACGCCGAGCACGGCGGCGAGAACCTGACCGCGCTGCGGACGCTGGACCTGGGCGGCGGCATCGGCATCGCCTACCGGCCGGGCGACACCCCGCTGTCGATGCCGGCGCTGGCCGAGGAGCTGCGCGCGATCGTCAAGCGCGAGTGCGCCGCCTCCGGGCTGGACGTGCCGGCGATCGCGGTCGAGCCGGGCCGGGCCATCGCCGGGCCGGGCACCGTGACCGTCTACGAGGTCGGCACCGTCAAGGACGTCCCGCTCGGCGGGTACTCGCGGCGCTACGTCAGCGTCGACGGCGGGATGAGCGACAACATCCGCACCTCCCTCTACGACGCGGAGTACGACGTGCGGCTGGTGTCCCGCGCCAGCGGGCGCGACTCGGTGCCCGGCGGGGACACCCCCGTGCTGTCCCGGGTGGTCGGCAAGCACTGCGAGTCGGGTGACATCGTGGTGCGCGACTGCTGGCTGCCGGCCGACCTCGCGCCGGGCGACCTGCTGGCCGTCGCGGCGACGGGGGCCTACTGCTACGCGATGGCGTCGGGGTACAACCGGCTGCCGCGCCCCGCTGTCGTCGCGGTGCGTGACGGGGTCGACCGGACCCTGTTGCGACGCGAGACACTGGAGGACCAGTTCCGTTTCGAGGTGTGA
- a CDS encoding DUF3105 domain-containing protein encodes MASGKSGKKRPSMPSAVGQRQFPWGMVAAITVLVLLAGAFIVYPLVQRNQNRAWEPSEDNRNPALAIPGIVSQEYPGLQHVLGFQRVAYTHSPPFGGAHDGFWAACNGVVYPNPVRSENLVHSLEHGAVWVAYNPDTLDEAGKAALAQRVEGQPYTVMSPYPGLDAPISLQSWGNQLKVQNADDERIDQFIRALRLNRFTHPEVGASCDALGAQGFDQDNPPAFQPIPPQSAVDGQTVLPENQGATPGGAPAPDPTVPGAPAPAPAPAPGQ; translated from the coding sequence ATGGCCAGCGGCAAGTCAGGCAAGAAGCGACCGTCGATGCCCAGCGCGGTCGGCCAGCGCCAGTTCCCCTGGGGCATGGTCGCGGCGATCACCGTGCTGGTGCTGCTGGCGGGGGCGTTCATCGTCTACCCGCTGGTGCAGCGCAACCAGAACCGGGCATGGGAGCCCTCGGAGGACAACCGGAACCCTGCGCTCGCGATCCCCGGTATCGTCAGCCAGGAGTACCCGGGCCTGCAGCACGTGCTCGGCTTCCAGCGGGTCGCCTACACCCACAGCCCGCCCTTCGGCGGCGCGCACGACGGATTCTGGGCCGCCTGCAACGGCGTCGTCTACCCGAACCCGGTCCGCTCGGAGAACCTCGTGCACTCCCTCGAGCACGGCGCCGTGTGGGTCGCCTACAACCCCGACACCCTCGACGAGGCCGGGAAGGCCGCGCTCGCCCAGCGGGTCGAGGGCCAGCCGTACACGGTCATGTCGCCCTACCCGGGCCTGGACGCCCCGATCTCGCTGCAGTCCTGGGGCAACCAGCTGAAGGTCCAGAACGCCGACGACGAGCGCATCGACCAGTTCATCCGCGCGCTGCGGCTCAACCGGTTCACCCACCCCGAGGTCGGCGCCTCCTGCGACGCACTCGGCGCACAGGGCTTCGACCAGGACAACCCGCCGGCCTTCCAGCCGATCCCGCCGCAGTCCGCCGTCGACGGGCAGACGGTCCTGCCCGAGAACCAGGGTGCGACCCCGGGCGGTGCCCCCGCCCCCGACCCGACCGTCCCCGGAGCGCCCGCCCCCGCGCCGGCACCGGCTCCCGGGCAGTGA
- the thrC gene encoding threonine synthase, which produces MPVQPDWTVVTLGEGGTPLLPAPRLSERTGCQVYLKVDGANPTGSFKDRGMTMAVTAALADGKSSVLCASTGNTSASAAAYATRAGMTCAVLVPTGKIALGKLAQAVAHGARILQIDGNFDDCLELARKTTADYPAIALVNSVNPTRIAGQASAAYEICDQLGRAPDVHCLPVGNAGNITAYWHGYRGYHADGIVDALPRMFGFQAAGAAPLVHGAPVSEPETIATAIRIGAPASWKGATTARDESNGRFAAVTDDEILAAYRMLSAQEGVFVEPASASSVAGLLQSRENGTLPADSLVVCTVTGHGLKDPDTALLTAPDPEIVPIDPGAVAAALELA; this is translated from the coding sequence ATGCCGGTGCAGCCGGACTGGACCGTGGTGACCCTGGGGGAGGGCGGCACGCCGCTGCTCCCGGCCCCGCGGCTGTCCGAGCGGACCGGCTGCCAGGTCTACCTCAAGGTCGACGGCGCCAACCCGACCGGCTCGTTCAAGGACCGCGGCATGACGATGGCGGTCACCGCCGCGCTCGCCGACGGCAAGTCCAGCGTGCTGTGCGCCTCCACCGGCAACACCTCGGCGTCGGCGGCCGCCTACGCGACCCGTGCCGGGATGACCTGCGCGGTGCTCGTACCGACCGGGAAGATCGCGCTGGGCAAGCTCGCCCAGGCCGTCGCACACGGCGCCCGGATCCTGCAGATCGACGGCAACTTCGACGACTGCCTGGAGCTGGCCCGCAAGACCACCGCCGACTACCCGGCGATCGCGTTGGTCAACTCGGTGAACCCGACCCGGATCGCCGGGCAGGCCTCGGCCGCCTACGAGATCTGCGACCAGCTGGGCCGCGCCCCGGACGTGCACTGCCTGCCGGTCGGCAACGCCGGCAACATCACCGCCTACTGGCACGGCTACCGCGGCTACCACGCCGACGGCATCGTCGACGCGCTGCCGCGGATGTTCGGGTTCCAGGCCGCCGGTGCCGCCCCGCTGGTGCACGGCGCCCCGGTGAGCGAGCCCGAGACGATCGCGACCGCCATCCGGATCGGCGCCCCCGCCTCGTGGAAGGGCGCGACCACCGCCCGCGACGAGTCGAACGGGCGCTTCGCCGCCGTCACCGACGACGAGATCCTCGCCGCCTACCGGATGCTGTCCGCGCAGGAGGGCGTGTTCGTCGAGCCGGCGTCGGCCTCCAGCGTCGCCGGGCTGCTGCAGAGCCGGGAGAACGGCACCCTGCCGGCGGACTCGCTGGTGGTGTGCACGGTGACCGGGCACGGCCTCAAGGACCCCGACACCGCCCTGCTCACCGCGCCGGACCCGGAAATCGTGCCGATCGACCCCGGCGCGGTCGCGGCGGCGCTCGAGCTGGCCTGA
- a CDS encoding DUF305 domain-containing protein, translated as MSAPRQERSPWNNPPAIAFGLVALVAVLVAGFAVRGAFGPFVPEPGSVDVGFAQDMTVHHRQAVEMASWERDRAADPRVRQLAFDIETTQNQQVGRMQGWLGLWDAPSLPSGGHMAWMGSSAHVGMAGMSGMSGGTATMPGMASTADLARLRATPPGTALDVEFLQLMLRHHQGGVSMLEYARDHADTGEVRNLAAQMLASQNSEAELMRGLLAERGAAPLPLG; from the coding sequence GTGAGCGCTCCGCGGCAGGAGCGCTCCCCCTGGAACAACCCCCCGGCCATCGCGTTCGGCCTGGTCGCGCTCGTGGCCGTGCTCGTCGCCGGGTTCGCGGTGCGCGGCGCGTTCGGCCCGTTCGTGCCCGAGCCGGGTTCGGTCGACGTCGGGTTCGCCCAGGACATGACGGTGCACCACCGCCAGGCCGTCGAGATGGCGTCCTGGGAACGCGACCGCGCCGCCGACCCGCGGGTGCGCCAGCTCGCGTTCGACATCGAGACCACCCAGAACCAGCAGGTCGGCCGGATGCAGGGCTGGCTCGGCCTGTGGGACGCCCCGAGCCTGCCCAGCGGTGGCCACATGGCCTGGATGGGCTCCTCCGCGCACGTCGGGATGGCGGGCATGTCCGGCATGTCCGGCGGTACCGCGACGATGCCGGGAATGGCGAGCACCGCGGACCTCGCGCGGCTGCGCGCCACCCCGCCCGGCACGGCGCTGGACGTCGAGTTCCTCCAGCTCATGCTCCGCCACCACCAGGGCGGGGTGTCGATGCTGGAGTACGCCCGCGACCACGCCGACACCGGCGAGGTCCGCAACCTCGCGGCCCAGATGCTCGCGTCGCAGAACTCCGAGGCCGAGCTGATGCGCGGGCTGCTCGCCGAGCGGGGAGCAGCGCCGCTGCCGCTGGGCTGA
- a CDS encoding homoserine dehydrogenase, which translates to MASETGAVRVALLGCGTVGTEVVRLITEQADELAARVGARIELAGVAVRRPHRHPWLTENFPDLVTTDAGELVTRDDVDAVVEVIGGIEPVRGWLLEALKSGRSVVTANKALLAEDGPTLAEAADASGADLYYEAAVAGAIPLLRPLRESLAGDRITRVAGIVNGTSNFILSAMSAGGTSYVDALEEATRLGYAEADPSADVDGYDAASKAAILASLAFHTRITASDVHREGMREVSASDVAAARRLGCTIKLLAICERVVAADGAESVSARVYPAMVPDSHPLAGVDGAFNAVFVEAEAAGQLMFYGQGAGGAPTASAVLGDLVAVARNRVGGGRGPRESAYASLPVRPIGEVPTRYHVDLEVADREGVLAAIAGEFAQQGVSIAAVRQTGGVNGSVDRADGSDRSQARLTVVTHSAPEAALSATVSALLDLDHVLGVAGVLRVEGLGRAVSALGMGE; encoded by the coding sequence GTGGCGAGCGAGACCGGCGCCGTCCGGGTGGCACTGCTGGGCTGCGGCACCGTCGGCACCGAGGTGGTCCGGCTCATCACCGAGCAGGCCGACGAGCTGGCCGCGCGGGTGGGGGCCCGCATCGAGCTGGCCGGGGTCGCCGTGCGACGACCGCACCGGCACCCCTGGCTGACCGAGAACTTCCCGGACCTGGTGACCACCGACGCCGGCGAGCTCGTGACGCGCGACGACGTCGACGCCGTCGTCGAGGTCATCGGTGGGATCGAGCCGGTCCGCGGCTGGCTGCTCGAGGCGCTCAAGTCCGGCCGCTCGGTCGTGACGGCGAACAAGGCGCTGCTCGCCGAGGACGGCCCGACGCTGGCCGAGGCCGCCGACGCCTCCGGCGCCGACCTCTACTACGAGGCCGCGGTCGCCGGGGCGATCCCGCTGCTCCGCCCGCTGCGCGAGTCCCTCGCCGGGGACCGCATCACCCGGGTCGCCGGTATCGTCAACGGCACCTCGAACTTCATCCTCTCGGCGATGTCCGCGGGCGGCACCTCCTACGTCGATGCGCTGGAGGAGGCGACCCGGCTGGGCTACGCCGAGGCCGACCCCAGCGCCGACGTCGACGGCTACGACGCCGCCTCGAAGGCCGCGATCCTGGCGTCGCTGGCGTTCCACACCCGCATCACCGCCTCCGACGTGCACCGCGAGGGCATGCGCGAGGTGAGCGCGTCCGACGTCGCGGCCGCCCGCAGGCTCGGCTGCACGATCAAGCTGCTCGCCATCTGCGAGCGCGTCGTCGCGGCCGACGGGGCCGAGTCGGTCTCCGCCAGGGTCTACCCGGCGATGGTCCCCGACTCGCACCCGCTGGCGGGCGTCGACGGCGCCTTCAACGCTGTGTTCGTCGAGGCCGAGGCCGCCGGCCAGCTGATGTTCTACGGCCAGGGCGCCGGCGGCGCGCCGACCGCCTCCGCGGTGCTCGGCGACCTCGTGGCGGTGGCCCGCAACCGGGTCGGCGGCGGCCGCGGGCCGCGCGAGTCGGCCTACGCCAGCCTGCCGGTGCGCCCGATCGGCGAGGTGCCGACGCGCTACCACGTCGACCTCGAGGTGGCCGACCGCGAGGGCGTGCTCGCCGCGATCGCCGGCGAGTTCGCGCAGCAGGGCGTGTCGATCGCGGCGGTGCGTCAGACCGGCGGCGTGAACGGCTCGGTGGACCGGGCCGACGGCTCGGACCGTAGCCAGGCCCGGCTGACGGTCGTCACGCACTCGGCGCCGGAGGCCGCGCTGTCGGCGACGGTGTCGGCGCTGCTGGACCTCGACCACGTCCTCGGCGTCGCCGGGGTGCTGCGCGTCGAGGGCCTGGGCCGCGCGGTGAGCGCACTGGGTATGGGCGAATGA
- a CDS encoding IS256 family transposase: protein MVAEAKARGLALTGPDGLLKLFTKNVLETALNEEMTEHLGHDKNRADPGRESTNVRNGSRSKTVLSDAAGDVEIDVPRDRASTFEPQIVKKRQRRLTDVDEVVLSLYAKGMTTGEVSAHFADIYGASVSKETVSRITDKVVAEMNDWVGRPLDSVYAAVFIDAVHVKVRDGQVANRPVYAAIGVTVDGCKDVLGLWMGVGSEGAKFWMSVLVDLKNRGVRDVLFLVCDGLKGLPEVVANVWPQTIVQTCVVHLIRNTFRLVGRQDWDAVKRDIKPIYAAPNPNAALIAMDELDEKWGRKYAAMIRLWRNAWEEFVPFLDYDVEIRRVICSTNAIESLNARYRRAVRARGHFPTEQAAMKCLYLVTRSLDPTGTGRTRWTMRWKPVINAFAITFGDRWPGAETY, encoded by the coding sequence ATGGTGGCCGAGGCGAAGGCGCGCGGGCTGGCGTTGACCGGCCCGGACGGCCTGTTGAAGCTCTTTACCAAGAATGTTCTGGAAACGGCGCTGAACGAGGAGATGACCGAGCACCTCGGGCACGACAAGAACCGGGCCGACCCCGGCCGGGAATCCACCAACGTGCGGAACGGGTCCCGCTCGAAGACGGTTCTCTCGGATGCCGCGGGTGACGTGGAGATCGACGTTCCGAGAGACAGGGCCAGCACTTTCGAGCCGCAGATCGTGAAGAAGCGTCAGCGGCGCCTCACAGATGTCGACGAGGTCGTACTGTCGCTGTATGCGAAAGGGATGACGACCGGGGAGGTTTCCGCACATTTCGCTGACATCTATGGGGCGTCAGTATCGAAGGAGACGGTCTCGCGGATCACCGACAAGGTCGTCGCCGAGATGAATGACTGGGTTGGTCGGCCGTTGGATTCGGTGTACGCCGCGGTGTTCATCGACGCTGTCCACGTCAAGGTCCGGGACGGGCAGGTCGCCAACCGGCCGGTCTACGCAGCCATCGGCGTCACCGTGGACGGCTGCAAGGACGTGCTGGGGCTGTGGATGGGCGTCGGCAGTGAGGGCGCGAAGTTCTGGATGAGCGTGCTGGTCGACCTGAAGAACCGCGGCGTGCGTGACGTGCTGTTCCTGGTCTGCGACGGCCTCAAAGGACTCCCGGAGGTCGTGGCCAACGTGTGGCCGCAAACCATTGTCCAAACCTGCGTCGTGCACCTGATCCGAAACACTTTCCGGCTGGTGGGTCGACAGGACTGGGACGCGGTGAAGCGCGACATCAAACCAATCTATGCCGCGCCCAACCCGAATGCAGCACTTATCGCTATGGATGAGCTCGACGAGAAATGGGGCCGTAAGTACGCGGCGATGATCCGGCTATGGCGCAACGCGTGGGAAGAGTTCGTGCCGTTCTTGGACTACGACGTCGAGATTCGAAGGGTGATCTGCTCTACGAATGCGATCGAATCGCTTAACGCCCGCTACCGGCGCGCGGTGCGGGCGCGTGGTCATTTCCCCACTGAGCAGGCTGCGATGAAATGCTTGTATCTTGTGACTCGCAGCCTGGACCCGACCGGGACGGGCCGCACGAGGTGGACGATGCGTTGGAAGCCCGTGATCAACGCGTTCGCCATCACGTTCGGTGACCGCTGGCCGGGAGCCGAGACCTACTGA
- the argS gene encoding arginine--tRNA ligase, protein MNPDVLADLVRDVARDVLLRRDLDVSALPADAGVERPRNPDHGDYATNIALRTAKKAGVDPRELATWLAEELATRDGVASAEIAGPGFINLRLAADAQGAIVGEVLAAGAGYGTGDELAGRNVNLEFVSANPTGPLHLGGTRWAAVGDALGRVLTARGAKVTREYYFNDAGAQIDRFVASLVAAAKGEPAPENGYGGAYIAEIAQRVVAAEPGALELPDSERDEVFRRVGVGFMFTEIKQKLGEFRVEFDVWFHEQSLHDSGAVETAVAALKEKGSLYESDGAWWLRSTDHGDDKDRVVIKSDGRPAYIAGDIAYLRDKRARGFDLCIYMLGADHHGYVARLKAAAAAFGDDPAVVEVLIGQLVNLVKDGVPVRMSKRAGTVVTMDDLVEAVGVDAARYSLVRSSVDSGLDIDLDLLASRTSENPVFYVQYAHARLSSLARNAADLGITPGEDYGLLSHAREGDLIRTLGEFGDVVRTAAELREPHRVARYLESLAGAYHKFYDSCRVLPQGDEEVSDLHRARLALCVAARTVLANGLALLGVDAPERM, encoded by the coding sequence GTGAATCCCGACGTGCTCGCCGACCTGGTCCGTGACGTCGCGCGGGACGTGCTGCTCCGACGCGACCTGGACGTCTCCGCGCTGCCGGCCGATGCCGGTGTCGAGCGTCCCCGCAACCCCGACCACGGCGACTACGCCACCAACATCGCGCTGCGCACCGCCAAGAAGGCGGGTGTCGACCCGCGCGAGCTCGCGACCTGGCTGGCCGAGGAGCTGGCCACCCGCGACGGCGTCGCGAGCGCCGAGATCGCCGGGCCCGGGTTCATCAACCTGCGCCTGGCCGCCGACGCGCAGGGCGCGATCGTCGGGGAGGTCCTCGCCGCGGGCGCGGGCTACGGCACCGGCGACGAGCTGGCCGGGCGCAACGTGAACCTGGAGTTCGTCTCCGCCAACCCGACCGGACCGCTGCACCTGGGCGGGACCCGGTGGGCCGCGGTCGGCGACGCGCTGGGCCGGGTCCTGACCGCGCGCGGCGCGAAGGTCACCCGCGAGTACTACTTCAACGACGCCGGCGCCCAGATCGACCGGTTCGTCGCCTCCCTGGTCGCGGCCGCGAAGGGTGAGCCCGCCCCGGAGAACGGCTACGGCGGGGCCTACATCGCCGAGATCGCCCAGCGGGTCGTCGCGGCCGAGCCCGGCGCGCTGGAGCTGCCCGACAGCGAGCGGGACGAGGTGTTCCGCCGGGTCGGCGTCGGCTTCATGTTCACCGAGATCAAGCAGAAGCTGGGGGAGTTCCGCGTCGAGTTCGACGTGTGGTTCCACGAGCAGTCGCTGCACGACTCGGGCGCGGTGGAGACCGCCGTCGCCGCGCTGAAGGAGAAGGGCTCGCTCTACGAGTCCGACGGCGCCTGGTGGCTGCGCTCGACCGACCACGGCGACGACAAGGACCGCGTCGTCATCAAGTCCGACGGCCGCCCCGCCTACATCGCCGGCGACATCGCCTACCTGCGCGACAAGCGGGCCCGCGGGTTCGACCTGTGCATCTACATGCTCGGCGCGGACCACCACGGCTACGTCGCCCGGCTCAAGGCCGCCGCGGCCGCGTTCGGGGACGACCCGGCCGTCGTCGAGGTCCTGATCGGACAGCTGGTCAACCTGGTCAAGGACGGCGTCCCGGTCCGGATGAGCAAGCGTGCCGGCACCGTCGTGACGATGGACGACCTGGTGGAGGCCGTCGGCGTCGACGCCGCGCGGTACTCGCTGGTGCGCTCGTCGGTGGACTCGGGCCTGGACATCGACCTGGACCTGCTGGCCAGCCGGACCAGTGAGAACCCGGTGTTCTACGTCCAGTACGCGCACGCCCGGCTGTCCTCGCTGGCCCGCAACGCCGCCGACCTCGGGATCACCCCGGGCGAGGACTACGGCCTGCTGTCCCATGCCCGCGAGGGCGACCTGATCCGCACCCTCGGCGAGTTCGGTGACGTCGTGCGGACCGCCGCCGAGCTGCGCGAGCCGCACCGGGTCGCCCGCTACCTGGAGTCGCTCGCCGGCGCCTACCACAAGTTCTACGACTCCTGCCGCGTCCTGCCCCAGGGCGACGAGGAGGTCTCCGACCTGCACCGGGCCCGGCTCGCGCTCTGCGTCGCGGCCCGCACGGTGCTCGCCAACGGCCTCGCGCTGCTCGGTGTCGACGCCCCGGAACGGATGTGA
- the thrB gene encoding homoserine kinase → MGRPTRVLVRVPGSTANLGPGFDSLGMALALYDEIEVETFETPGLFVDVAGQGCRHVPRDERHLVLRAMRLAFETFGGAPAGLRLRCLNAVPHSRGLGSSAAAAVAGVTAAAVLAGRDPELERDALLQLSAGMEGHADNAAASLLGGFVVAWEAAGSARRFHAEKLEVHPDVHPVACVPDVESSTKTTRGLLPEQVPLADAAFTGSRCALAVLAMTRRPDLLMAATEDRLHQPYRRPAYPSSLRLVEALREHGVPAAISGAGPTVLALTGDGALPDGVDTDGFAVQRLPVDTTGVHVEVR, encoded by the coding sequence ATGGGCCGCCCGACGCGGGTACTGGTGCGGGTGCCGGGGTCGACGGCCAACCTGGGCCCCGGCTTCGACTCCCTCGGCATGGCCCTGGCGCTGTACGACGAGATCGAGGTCGAGACCTTCGAGACGCCGGGGCTGTTCGTCGACGTCGCGGGGCAGGGCTGCCGACACGTCCCCCGTGACGAGCGTCACCTGGTCCTGCGGGCGATGCGCCTGGCCTTCGAGACGTTCGGCGGGGCGCCCGCGGGGCTGCGGCTGCGCTGCCTCAACGCGGTGCCGCACTCGCGCGGTCTCGGCAGCTCCGCGGCGGCCGCCGTCGCCGGGGTGACGGCCGCGGCCGTCCTGGCGGGGCGGGACCCGGAGCTGGAGCGCGACGCGCTGCTGCAGCTCTCGGCCGGGATGGAGGGCCACGCCGACAACGCCGCGGCCAGCCTGCTCGGCGGGTTCGTGGTGGCCTGGGAGGCAGCGGGGTCGGCCCGGCGCTTCCACGCCGAGAAGCTGGAGGTTCACCCCGACGTGCACCCGGTCGCCTGTGTGCCCGACGTCGAGTCCTCGACCAAGACCACCCGCGGGCTGCTGCCCGAGCAGGTCCCACTGGCCGACGCCGCGTTCACCGGCAGCCGTTGCGCGCTGGCGGTGCTGGCGATGACCCGGCGGCCCGACCTGCTCATGGCGGCCACCGAGGACCGGCTGCACCAGCCCTACCGGCGCCCGGCGTACCCGTCGTCGCTGCGGTTGGTCGAGGCGCTGCGCGAGCACGGCGTGCCGGCCGCGATCTCCGGCGCCGGGCCGACGGTGCTGGCCCTGACCGGCGACGGCGCGCTGCCCGACGGCGTCGACACCGACGGTTTCGCGGTGCAGCGGCTGCCGGTCGACACCACCGGTGTGCACGTCGAGGTCCGCTGA